DNA sequence from the Butyricimonas faecalis genome:
GTGAAGCCGGGTAGTCTTGGTACTCAGGGTAAAGTTGTGGGACTGGGAGAGACTTATGTCGCTAAATGGGGTGTAGATAATGATGAACAAGCAGCGGGAGTAGCAGGTATCCGCAGCGTTACGGACGGAGCGACAGCTACCAAGAGTATGATTGCCAAATACAAGAGCAGTGGCACATTCTCGGCAGATTACCCCGCCTTTCACTACATTTATAATACGATGAACGGTGGTAACGAAAATGGCGTTTGGTATTTGCCAGCCCGAGATGAGTTGAAGATGCTTTATGCCGGATATAGCGGAAAGGTGTACGAGGAGATTACTGATTGGATATCGAACAAAATGCCGGATTATGATTCGGAAAACTGCAAAATGGCTCGTGCCGCATTCAATTCCAGTCTTGCAGCAAAAGGCGGAATGGCTTTTGGCAGTAGCGGCAATTCTGCCGATTGGTTCTATTTGTCTTCATCGGAAGTAGTATCAACAAGATCTTACAGTTTTAATCTTGAAGATGGGCAGTATAGTATGGATGAGAAAAACATGGATGGCAATATTCGCTGGATAAGAGACTTTTAGCATCATAGTCAGGAACAGACAAAATACTCTTTCATATTGAACCCCTAAAATTTAAGAACTTAAAATTAAGCGTATATGAACAAGATAACATTTTTATCCTTCGGCTACTGGCAAAGCGTTTGCATTGCTGTCCTACTGTCGATTGCCGCAACCGTTATGCTCGCCTCGTGTAGCGACGATGATACTTCTGGTGGCACTGCGCCGGACGACGGCAACGCCATCCGCTTTACCATCGCCATTGCCAGCTTCACAGGCAGTGATGCCGTCGAAAACCCCGGCGCACGCGCCACTATCAACGACGAGGATGGTACGGGCAGCTTCTCCAACGGCGACGAAACGACGATTATGGGATTCGTCTATGAAGCGATGCCGCCGGTCAAAAAAGAATCCCCCGCCACCTACAAGGACGGAACGTGGACTACCACCATGACATGGGATGAATTCGGCGAGGGTGCGCACGTCGCTTTCTCCGCCTTTTTCCCGAAACTGTCTCTGAGCGACTTTAGTGAACTCGGTCAAATGGCCATCAATCTCCCCACCGACCAAAGCACTACGGAGCAGTATGCCGACTGCGACTGGTTCCATGCGGTGGCTAACGGGAAAAAAAACGACCAACCGATACAGCTTACGTTCCGCCACTGCATGCACCGCCTCACGGTAAACCTCAGCCTGTCCGATAACTCCGGCACATTGACGCAGGCGGATGTAGATGCCACCACGGTCGTGATAAAGAACATGGAGACCAAAGGCGTTGTAAGTTTTAGCGGCGGCGTAATGCCGCAGGCTGGGAATACCGGAGACTTCACCCCCTTGAAATCCACTGACGGCAACAGCTTCTGCGTCCTCCTCCTGCCGCAGAATGTAACTCCTGGCACCCCGTGGATAGAAATCACCGTGGGCGGCCGAACCGTCACCTATCCCGTCCCTGCCGGGCTAACCACGCTGAATGAAGGAGAGGAAAAGGTGGTAAATCTCAAGCTGACCAACGACAGCGGGGTTTCATATTCAACATATCTGACAGGGTGGTATAGAAACGACAATTATGACACGTTTGTATATACGCTGGTAAACGATGCTCAGACGGAGCTCTCTCCTCCGGCAGGAGGTAGTGATGCTTACCCGAAGGCTATGGCGGTTTCCGGCGGCAAAACCTATGTTTCCGGTGGTTATTTTGATACGGACGGTTGGGCAAGAGCTTGTTATTGGGTCAATGGATCAGCCACGAAACTTGAAGTTCCGGATCGCTCAATTGTCGAAGGACCCGACTATTCCGAATCAATCCTCGTTTCGGGTGGTAAAATATATATAGCGGGATCCTACAACAATAATGATTATAGAAATGCCCCGTGTTATTGGGTGGACGGCGTTCTGACAACGCTTACGCTGCCCGCTGGGGCTTCTGAGGGCGCTGCCGCATCAATTGCCGTTTTGGACGGGAAAATATATGCAGTTGGATATCATGCAAACAGCAACGGTACAAGTACTCCGGGATACTGGCTGGACGGTAGTTTCGTGCAGCTTTCCTTGCCCGAGGGAGCATCCTTCTGGAGTTCCGGAACAATGGACATCGTTGTTTCGGACAACAAGGTTTACGTCATGGGCACGTACTTTCAGGACTCTCGGTATTACCCGTGCATCTGGATAGACGGCACACGTAACGAACTTGTCTCTGCCGGGTCGGCGGCATTGGGATCTGTCGCCCAGTCAATGACCGTTGCAGGCGGTAAAGTATATGTTTCGGGATATTCTATTCCGGAAAATAGGAATTATCGCAAAGGCTGTTATTGGATAGACGGTGTCTGCACCGACCTCAGCGTTCCCGACGGTGCTTGGTCGGAAGCGGCATCCATTGGCGTTATCGGTGGCAAGGTTTATGTCGGCGGTGAGCATTATACCGATGTCCGTGAAAAACACCCCTGCTATTGGGTGGACGGCGTACGCACCGACCTTGACATCCCGACGGGAGGGACAAGTGGTGGCATCAGGGCGATATATCTGAGCGAATAAGGAGATTGAACCCAATTAGAACGAATCCGACAATGGTATTTTGGAAAAAAGACACTGTGCCGTTCTGAAATCGGTTTACTCTATTTGAGAACGGCACAATAAAATAACTGCATTTACTTTTCATTAAAGTATAAAGGTAAAATGTGTTAAATTGTGGATTAATAATTACGATTTTTGTGTATTTGATAACGTGTTGTGTTATTTTCAGTACGATATTTGATATAATAGTGACAATAAATTTGTTTTGTATTTGAAGATGCCATACCTTTGTAGAAAAGAAATTAAAAGAAAGGTCTCATGTACACGGAAATATTACGGATAATAGAGGGTGGCTTATCGAAGGATACAAAAAAAGTTTTTAACTATGCCAATTTGCTTGCAAAAAAAGTAGAGAAAGATGGTGATAGTAAAATGGCTAAGATGATTCTTAAAGTCATTGAAAGCAGAGCTGTGACAACAGTGACAATGGACGAATTGCTCACGACGCCTGTTGACCAAGAAAGCAGGTTAAGTATTGTTGATGTTACCATCCCGTCAAAAGAAGAAATTCCTGTCATTCTTCCCAAATTAGTTGATGAAAAAATTGCAGACTTCATTAATGTGGTTAAACA
Encoded proteins:
- a CDS encoding fimbrillin family protein, yielding MLASCSDDDTSGGTAPDDGNAIRFTIAIASFTGSDAVENPGARATINDEDGTGSFSNGDETTIMGFVYEAMPPVKKESPATYKDGTWTTTMTWDEFGEGAHVAFSAFFPKLSLSDFSELGQMAINLPTDQSTTEQYADCDWFHAVANGKKNDQPIQLTFRHCMHRLTVNLSLSDNSGTLTQADVDATTVVIKNMETKGVVSFSGGVMPQAGNTGDFTPLKSTDGNSFCVLLLPQNVTPGTPWIEITVGGRTVTYPVPAGLTTLNEGEEKVVNLKLTNDSGVSYSTYLTGWYRNDNYDTFVYTLVNDAQTELSPPAGGSDAYPKAMAVSGGKTYVSGGYFDTDGWARACYWVNGSATKLEVPDRSIVEGPDYSESILVSGGKIYIAGSYNNNDYRNAPCYWVDGVLTTLTLPAGASEGAAASIAVLDGKIYAVGYHANSNGTSTPGYWLDGSFVQLSLPEGASFWSSGTMDIVVSDNKVYVMGTYFQDSRYYPCIWIDGTRNELVSAGSAALGSVAQSMTVAGGKVYVSGYSIPENRNYRKGCYWIDGVCTDLSVPDGAWSEAASIGVIGGKVYVGGEHYTDVREKHPCYWVDGVRTDLDIPTGGTSGGIRAIYLSE